From Sphingobacterium bambusae:
TTAGCCTCCACAATAGGCAGCATAATACCCGCCGCCGTGAGCCCAGCCACACTCGCCGAACCGATTACCAAGCGAATGATGCCCGCAATACACCAGGCAAGTACCAACGGAGACAGGCTGAGATCCGTTGTTAAGTTAGCGATATAGATGGCTACACCACTATCTACTAAGATCTGTTTGAAAACGCCCGATGCAGCAATAATAAAAAGGATCATCGTTATGCCACGGATGGCATCTTCCACGCTTTCCGACTGCTGCTTTAAGCTTTTACCTTGGCGAATACCCATGGTATACATGGCTACCAGCGAAGCAATCATTAATGCCACAACGGGATCACCCAAAAAGCGTAAGGCTGTCAGCCAAAAAGACCCTTCCGGCAGCAGTAAATAAGAAAATGAACCCAAAGCAATCAACAAGATTGGAAACAACCCCGTAAACAGACTTATTCCAAAGCCGGGCAGCTTTCTTTTATCGCCCTGCTGTTGTTGCGGAAAAAGTTCGGGAGGCGGATTGGTAGCGATGCCTTTAAGTGTCCTGCCAAAGAATGGACCACTGATAATGATCGCTGGGATCGCCACAACAATCCCATAGGCCATGGTTAAACCTATATCCGCTTTATAGGTAAGCGCGATGGCCGTAGCTCCCGGATGGGGAGGCAAATAACCATGCGTTACAGACAGCGCCGCCAACAGCGGAATAGCCACATACAGCATAGGCAATTTGTTGGATGCACAAACCATAAAAACAAAAGGCACCAATACAATAAATCCAACATTGTAAAATAACGGTATGCCTACTAAAAAGCCAGTGAGCACCATTGCCCAAGGCAAATTCTTTTTGCCAAACACCGCCGTTAATACCGTTGTGATCTGCTCTGCCGCTCCCCCATCGGCCATCAACTTTCCTAAAACAGCACCGAAAGCCAGCAAAAGCGCCAGCTGCCCCATCGTGGTACTCGCTCCCGTCTCGACGGATTTAAGAATATCCACCGGACTCATCCCCATGGCAAAGCCCACCGCAATAGACGTAATAAGCAAGGAGAATACCGTATTTAGACGAACGACG
This genomic window contains:
- a CDS encoding gluconate:H+ symporter, whose protein sequence is MPLIIVVLGVALLLALVTVVRLNTVFSLLITSIAVGFAMGMSPVDILKSVETGASTTMGQLALLLAFGAVLGKLMADGGAAEQITTVLTAVFGKKNLPWAMVLTGFLVGIPLFYNVGFIVLVPFVFMVCASNKLPMLYVAIPLLAALSVTHGYLPPHPGATAIALTYKADIGLTMAYGIVVAIPAIIISGPFFGRTLKGIATNPPPELFPQQQQGDKRKLPGFGISLFTGLFPILLIALGSFSYLLLPEGSFWLTALRFLGDPVVALMIASLVAMYTMGIRQGKSLKQQSESVEDAIRGITMILFIIAASGVFKQILVDSGVAIYIANLTTDLSLSPLVLAWCIAGIIRLVIGSASVAGLTAAGIMLPIVEANHITPELMVLATGAGSLMFSHVNDPGFWMFKTYFGLSMKDTFRSWTVMETLVSIIGLFGVLALHGLGL